From Candidatus Eisenbacteria bacterium, the proteins below share one genomic window:
- a CDS encoding asparagine synthase C-terminal domain-containing protein, with translation MSGIAGIVSSNASGTVDPDLASWLASAAGSTAGAHVLTWEHGGFAVHAAPGCRATLTSREVGGAVVRLAFHGITFEPEGTDPARAPERLLDAYLERGLSFLTGLRGDFSLAIWDGRDRSTHLAVDCFRVQTIYHHADSRGLVFGTRLAALESCPRFSDRALDPRAVLDLVEISRIQTPHTIYRSVQKLPEGTSLSYRDGHVRLDRYWRPDYRREDGRPLAELERDVRERFQDAVRARLVQDGAGKVGAYLSGGVDSTAVLGTLTKLTGSRVPAFSIAFDEPGFNELGFAETAARSFHADHHVHFVTPRETIDLIPALVAMFDEPFANASAVPAYYCARLAHGTGVQVLYAGDGGDEIFAGNDAYAMRRVFEYYDRIPPPLRSLVVGPAATLAGSVLPWGPFRKARAYVRRASVTYPERLGAYDLYRAFSKERLFQREFLDLAGNGYVPFRAQAARYREALATAELDRQLYLDLRLLIADSDLIKVTRTAERAGIGVRFPFLDRPLADFAAAVPASIKMRGRRLRSFFKDAFADLLPEETRAKKKHGFGLPIAVWMRKHAELRDLVRELVLGERTMARGVFLRAGVEELFRLHEAEEGTSYYGPAVWNVVMLECWLRAREDVTRASLSFGRARADTVTA, from the coding sequence GTGAGCGGGATCGCGGGCATCGTCTCCTCGAACGCCTCCGGCACGGTCGATCCCGACCTCGCCTCGTGGCTCGCGTCGGCGGCGGGCTCCACGGCGGGGGCGCACGTCCTGACGTGGGAGCACGGCGGCTTCGCGGTGCACGCCGCCCCGGGATGCCGCGCGACGCTCACGAGCAGGGAAGTGGGCGGAGCCGTCGTGCGGCTCGCGTTCCACGGCATCACCTTCGAGCCGGAGGGAACGGATCCGGCCCGCGCCCCCGAGCGGCTCCTCGACGCCTATCTCGAGCGCGGCCTCTCGTTCCTGACCGGGCTGCGCGGAGACTTCTCGCTCGCGATCTGGGACGGACGCGACCGCTCGACGCACCTCGCGGTCGACTGCTTCCGCGTGCAGACGATCTATCACCACGCGGACTCCAGAGGGCTCGTCTTCGGGACGCGCCTCGCCGCTCTGGAGTCGTGTCCGCGCTTCTCGGATCGCGCCCTCGATCCACGAGCCGTGCTCGACCTCGTCGAGATCTCCCGGATCCAGACGCCGCACACGATCTACCGTTCCGTCCAGAAGCTGCCCGAAGGGACCTCGCTGTCGTATCGCGACGGACACGTCCGGCTCGACCGCTACTGGCGCCCGGACTACCGCCGCGAGGACGGACGGCCTCTCGCCGAGCTCGAGCGCGACGTGCGGGAGCGCTTCCAGGACGCGGTGCGGGCGAGGCTCGTCCAGGACGGCGCCGGGAAGGTGGGCGCGTATCTGAGCGGCGGCGTGGACAGCACCGCCGTGCTCGGCACGCTCACGAAGCTCACCGGATCGCGCGTCCCGGCCTTCTCGATCGCATTCGACGAGCCGGGATTCAACGAGCTCGGCTTCGCGGAGACGGCGGCGCGCTCCTTCCACGCCGATCACCACGTCCACTTCGTCACGCCACGCGAGACGATCGATCTGATCCCGGCGCTCGTCGCGATGTTCGACGAGCCGTTCGCGAACGCCTCCGCGGTGCCGGCCTACTACTGCGCGCGCCTGGCGCACGGGACCGGAGTCCAGGTGCTCTACGCCGGCGACGGGGGAGACGAGATCTTCGCCGGGAACGACGCGTACGCGATGAGGCGGGTGTTCGAGTACTACGACCGCATCCCTCCACCGCTCCGTTCGCTCGTCGTGGGTCCGGCCGCGACCCTCGCGGGATCGGTGCTTCCGTGGGGACCGTTCCGGAAGGCGCGCGCGTACGTGCGGCGGGCAAGCGTCACGTATCCGGAACGGCTCGGCGCGTACGATCTCTACCGGGCGTTTTCCAAGGAACGGCTCTTCCAGAGGGAGTTCCTGGATCTCGCGGGGAACGGTTACGTGCCGTTTCGCGCTCAGGCCGCGCGGTATCGCGAAGCGCTCGCCACGGCCGAGCTGGACCGTCAGCTCTACCTCGACCTCCGCCTCCTGATCGCGGACAGCGATCTCATCAAGGTGACGCGGACCGCGGAGCGCGCGGGCATCGGCGTCCGGTTCCCGTTCCTCGACCGGCCGCTCGCGGACTTCGCCGCGGCGGTGCCGGCATCGATCAAGATGCGCGGCCGAAGGCTCCGCTCCTTCTTCAAGGACGCGTTCGCCGACCTCCTTCCGGAGGAGACGCGCGCGAAGAAGAAGCACGGCTTCGGACTCCCGATCGCGGTGTGGATGCGGAAGCACGCCGAGCTTCGGGATCTCGTGCGGGAGCTCGTCCTCGGCGAGCGGACGATGGCGCGCGGCGTCTTCCTCCGCGCCGGTGTCGAGGAGCTCTTCCGGCTTCACGAGGCCGAAGAGGGCACGTCCTACTACGGGCCTGCCGTCTGGAACGTCGTGATGCTCGAGTGCTGGCTCCGGGCCAGGGAAGACGTGACGCGCGCGAGCCTCTCCTTCGGGCGGGCCCGGGCCGACACGGTGACCGCCTGA
- a CDS encoding carbonic anhydrase has translation MPRLPAPEALERLRQGNRRFVLNQQSLEQRVLRPPDLVTEQRPFAIVLGCSDSRVPAELVFDQGLGDLFVIRVAGNIVAPSQVGSVEFAAERFRTRLVVVLGHSRCGAILATLEALEAPGGSTSSRNLASIVDRVRPSVEPLLATPLAGDRDRLIREAVRANVRVSVDHLRHGSAILERLIAEEGLRVVGAEYALESGEVEFFEGTEALASAKGQSTGA, from the coding sequence ATGCCTCGCCTGCCGGCCCCCGAAGCCCTCGAGCGGCTCCGCCAGGGCAACCGCCGGTTCGTTCTGAACCAGCAGAGCCTGGAACAGAGGGTCCTGCGGCCGCCGGACCTCGTCACCGAGCAGCGCCCCTTCGCGATCGTGCTCGGGTGCTCCGATTCACGCGTGCCTGCCGAGCTCGTCTTCGACCAGGGCCTCGGCGATCTCTTCGTCATCCGCGTGGCCGGAAACATCGTCGCGCCGTCCCAGGTCGGGAGCGTGGAATTCGCGGCCGAGCGATTCCGCACGCGGCTGGTCGTGGTTCTCGGACATTCCCGGTGCGGCGCCATTCTCGCGACCCTCGAGGCTCTCGAAGCTCCGGGCGGGAGCACCTCGTCACGGAACCTCGCGTCCATCGTGGATCGCGTCCGACCGTCCGTGGAGCCGCTCCTGGCGACGCCGCTGGCGGGAGATCGCGACCGGCTGATCCGAGAGGCCGTGCGCGCCAACGTCCGCGTGTCCGTGGACCATCTCCGGCATGGCTCCGCGATCCTGGAGCGGCTGATCGCCGAAGAGGGGCTCCGGGTCGTCGGAGCCGAGTACGCGCTGGAATCGGGGGAGGTGGAGTTCTTCGAAGGGACGGAGGCCCTGGCCAGCGCGAAAGGCCAGTCGACCGGCGCCTGA